Genomic window (Desulfovibrio legallii):
CTGCTTTTTGAGCTGCTTGAGGGTTTGTTCCTCGGTGGGGGTACGAAAAGCCTTGTGTTCCAGTTTTTCCACCTGCTTTTCGTAGAGTACGTGGTCTTCCCAAAGGGATTTCAGCTCCGGATCAGTAGCCGCATAGGTTTCTAGCATTTCCAGTTCGTGCTGATCCATACGAACGCTCCCGTGTTATAGTGTTCGTGCGCGGGTTGCCCCGCGCGTGAAACCGTGGTTCGGCCGCCGCGGCGGCTAGTTGAGGGTCATGGCGTACTGGGCGAGCGAGGCAACCACAATGCGGTTAAAAAGCTCAATGGCCAGCAGCACCACTACCGGGGAAAAATCCATGCCGCCCGTATAGGTAAAGGGCAGCCACTTGCGCACCCGGTAAAAGACCGGTTCTGTCAGCGCGCGCAAGGTGCGTACAATGGGATTGTACGGGTCGGGCCGCACCCAGGTGAGCACGGCCGCAATGATGACAATCCAGAAATAGAGGTTCAGAAGCCCCCCCAGCACCAGGGCAACGGCGCTCAGGGTATTGGCAAGAACAATCATGCGCCCTCCAGCGTAGTTGTCTTGTGTAGCCGCAAACAACACGGGGCCGCGGCCCCGGGGCGGCGGTCCGTTCAGCGCCCGGCCTTGCGGGGCAGGGCATCGGCGAGGGCGGCGTGCAGCGCGGCAAAGTCCGCCGCCGTAATCCGTCCGCGCAGGGGGCCGGTGGTAAAGGCGGCAAAAACCACCCCGGCCCCTTCCGCGGTGGTTTTGTCGTGCTCGCTGTCGCCCACAAAAAGCACGTCCGCCGGATTGCAGCCCCAGGCGGCGCAGATGCGTTGCGCCCCTTCCGGCGAGGGCTTGGGCGCGGCTGTATCCGCCGCGACCACAGGATCAAAATAGGAGGGCAGGGCAAAAATGTCCAGAACCCTTTGGATGCCGTGCAGGCGGCGGTTGGTGTGCACGGCCATGCGCACCCCGCGGGCGCGCAGGTCATCCGCAAAAGGGCGGAAGCCCTCCTGCAGCCGCAGTAAGGGCACGATATCGCGGTCATAAACCACATCGCGGCTAACGACCTCTTCAATGCGGTGGTGCAGATCGGGCGGCACAATGTGCCGCAGAGCCTGCCCCGCCGTGGCCATGAAGCAGTATTCTTCCTGCTCCGGCGTCATGGGCGGCAGCCCGAAGACAGAGAGTACCTTATTGTAAAAGATGGCGTTGGATTCGCGCGAATCCAGCAGCACGCCGTCGCAGTCAAAAATGACCCCGGCGAGCCCGTGCGGAAAAAGCCGGGCGCTCATGACCCGGCCTCAAAACCCCGCCGCATGCGGCGGGCAGTATGGCGCAAAGCTGCATCTTCGGCGTGCATCCTTCCCCCTTTGTACCGCAGCATAGCCGGAGGCGGCAGGAAGCGCAAGGCGCAGTATTGTCAGGCGCGGCGTATTTGCATATATACACGCCAGCCCCGTTGCCGTTCCGGCAGGCGGGGCAAGCCCGGCCGGTTTCCGGCACAACAAGGAGTAAGCATCATGGAACAGGGCACCATCCGCCTGAAGACAGGCCTTGCGGAAATGCTCAAAGGCGGTGTGATCATGGACGTCACTACGCCCGAACAGGCCAAGATCGCCGAAGACGCGGGCGCCTGCGCCGTCATGGCCCTGGAGCGCGTGCCCGCCGACATCCGCGCCGCGGGCGGCGTGGCCCGTATGGCTGATCCCACCATCGTCAAAAAAATCATGGAAGTGGTGAGCATCCCCGTCATGGCCAAGGCCCGCATCGGCCACTTTGTGGAGGCCCGCATCCTTGAGGCCCTGGGCGTGGACTACATCGACGAAAGCGAAGTGCTCACCCCCGCCGACGACAAATACCACATCGACAAGCGCGACTTTACCGTGCCCTTTGTCTGCGGCTGCCGCAACCTGGGCGAAGCCCTGCGCCGCATCGCCGAAGGCGCGGCCATGATCCGCACCAAGGGCGAGCCCGGCACCGGCAATGTGGTGGAGGCCGTGCGCCACTGCCGCCAGGTTATGGATGAAATCCGCGCCCTGTGTGCCCTGCCCGAGGCTGAAGTGGCCAACTTCGCCAAAGAGATCGGCGCGCCCCTGGAAGTCTGTTACGCCGTGCGCAAGGAAGGCCGCCTGCCTGTGGTCAACTTCGCCGCCGGCGGCATCGCCACCCCGGCCGACGCCGCCATGATGATGCACCTGGGCTGCGACGGCGTGTTCGTGGGCTCCGGCATCTTCAAATCCGGCGACCCGGCCAAGCGCGCCAAGGCCATTGTTCAGGCCGTGACCAACTATAAGGACTACGCCGTGCTGGCCGAAATCTCCCGCGACCTGGGCGAAGCCATGGTGGGCATTGAAATCTCCACCATCCCCGCCGAACAGCGCATGCAGGAACGGGGCTGGTAGCCGTGGCCGACCTCAGCGTGGGCGTGCTAGCCCTGCAGGGGGCCTTTCGCGAGCATGTAACGGCCCTGGCCCGCTTGGGCGTCGCGGCCCGCGAAGTGCGTCAACTCAAGGATCTGGACGGCCTGGACGCCATTGTCCTGCCCGGCGGCGAAAGCACGGTCATGGGCAAGCTGCTGCAGGACTGGCAGATGCTGGAGCCCCTGCGCCGCCGTATTCTTGACGGCATGCCCGTCTACGGCAGCTGCGCCGGGCTCATCCTGCTCTGCAAGGATATTGAAGATTCGGAGCAGCCGCGCCTGGGCGTGCTGGACGCCACCGTGCGGCGCAACGCCTTTGGCCGCCAGGTGGACAGCTTTGAAACGGACCTGACCCTGCCGGACCTGGGCACTGAACCCGTGCATGCCGTGTTTATCCGCGCGCCTGTCATCACCCGCGTGG
Coding sequences:
- the pdxT gene encoding pyridoxal 5'-phosphate synthase glutaminase subunit PdxT gives rise to the protein MADLSVGVLALQGAFREHVTALARLGVAAREVRQLKDLDGLDAIVLPGGESTVMGKLLQDWQMLEPLRRRILDGMPVYGSCAGLILLCKDIEDSEQPRLGVLDATVRRNAFGRQVDSFETDLTLPDLGTEPVHAVFIRAPVITRVGPKVQVLAQVRDQAVAVRQNNVLATSFHPELTADSRLHKYFLSMCGR
- the pdxS gene encoding pyridoxal 5'-phosphate synthase lyase subunit PdxS, encoding MEQGTIRLKTGLAEMLKGGVIMDVTTPEQAKIAEDAGACAVMALERVPADIRAAGGVARMADPTIVKKIMEVVSIPVMAKARIGHFVEARILEALGVDYIDESEVLTPADDKYHIDKRDFTVPFVCGCRNLGEALRRIAEGAAMIRTKGEPGTGNVVEAVRHCRQVMDEIRALCALPEAEVANFAKEIGAPLEVCYAVRKEGRLPVVNFAAGGIATPADAAMMMHLGCDGVFVGSGIFKSGDPAKRAKAIVQAVTNYKDYAVLAEISRDLGEAMVGIEISTIPAEQRMQERGW
- a CDS encoding YdcH family protein, which codes for MDQHELEMLETYAATDPELKSLWEDHVLYEKQVEKLEHKAFRTPTEEQTLKQLKKQKLEGKTQLMAILDRLKKQG
- a CDS encoding HAD family hydrolase, with the translated sequence MSARLFPHGLAGVIFDCDGVLLDSRESNAIFYNKVLSVFGLPPMTPEQEEYCFMATAGQALRHIVPPDLHHRIEEVVSRDVVYDRDIVPLLRLQEGFRPFADDLRARGVRMAVHTNRRLHGIQRVLDIFALPSYFDPVVAADTAAPKPSPEGAQRICAAWGCNPADVLFVGDSEHDKTTAEGAGVVFAAFTTGPLRGRITAADFAALHAALADALPRKAGR
- a CDS encoding YggT family protein, translated to MIVLANTLSAVALVLGGLLNLYFWIVIIAAVLTWVRPDPYNPIVRTLRALTEPVFYRVRKWLPFTYTGGMDFSPVVVLLAIELFNRIVVASLAQYAMTLN